The genome window GCTCGACGTCCTGGCGATGCTGCCCGCGGCCAAGATCTGCACGTCCTTGGGCGTCACGCCGTGAGCCGCACTCACCGCCGTGCGGATCGCCTGAATCGCCTCCGCGTCGCCGTCCTCGGCGGCCCCCTCGACGCGCTCCGCGAGGATCACCAGGTGCTCCACGTCCTCGCCCGGGATGGAGAAGGCGGCGATCGCGGTGGGCTCCACCTGCTCCGTGGCCTGTCCCACGGTGAACTCGATGTCCTGGGGGTAGTGGTTGCGCCCGGCGATCACGATGAGATCCTTGAGACGCCCGGTGATGAACACCTCGTCATCAATGATCGCGCCCAGGTCGCCGGTGGCCAGCCAGCCCTCGTCCGGCGCGCCCGCCGCGCGGGAGCCCTCCGCCAAGCGCCCGGCCAGGGTGTTAGCAAAGGTCTCAGCGGTTTCCTCCGGGCGGTTCAAATAGCCCGCGGCCATGTGCTCGCCGTGGTTCCACAGTTCCCCGATGGTGCCGTCCGGTACCTCCTGGCGAGTCTCCGGGTTCACCACCGCCAAGCGCTGGGGTGCCACCGACTGCCCGTTGGAGATCAGCGGCACGGCCGCCGGGTGGCCCTTCTCCACCTTCTGCGCCCGACCCTCGGAGAGCGCCTCGCGGTCAAAGTAGGCGATCACGGGGCGCTCCTCGGTCTGCGGGGTGCTCACCAGCAGGGAGGCCTCCGCCAAGCCGTAGGTGGGGCGCAGGCTGGAGCGCTGCAAGCCATAATCCTTAAACTTCTCGTAGAACGCGGTCACCGAGCGCTCCGTGATCGGCTCGGAGCCCAGCACCAGGCCATCCACGAGGGAGAGGTCGGTGTTTTCTCCGGGGTTGCCGTAGCGCACCGCGAGATCGAGGGCAAAGTTGGGCACCACCGTGTACACCGCGAGGTCATCGTCCTGGTCGCGCTTGCTCATCTGCTCGATCCAGCGGGAGGGCTGCTGCACGAAGTCGCGCGGGGCCATTATCTCCGCCTCAAAGCCCAAGATGAGCGCGAACATGCCCAGGATGATGCCCATATCGTGGTGGAGCGGAATCCACAGAATCAGGCGCATGGGGGTGCGCAGGCGTCCAGCGGCAAAGATCTGGAGGGTGTTGGTGATCACCGAGCGGTGGGTGAGCATCACGCCCGCCGGGGTGCGCGTGGAACCCGAGGTGTACTGCAAGAAGGCCGGGAGATCCAGCGGCGCGGTCACACCCCGCTCCGCGAGGTAGGCCTGTGCCTCCGGCTTTTCCAGGGGGTTGGTCCAAGAGGCCGCCACGGCGTCCGGGAGGGCGTCGATAGCGATAATGCGGGGGCGCTCGCCGCCGGGGAGATCGGAGAAGTAGGCGCGCACGGCCTGCGCGGAGAGTTTATTGGTGAGTACCAAGCGCGGGTTGGAATCGTGGAACACGGCCCGCAGGTGGGCATCGTGGCCGGGCTCGCGGGGATCGTACAGCGGCACGGGGGTCATGCCCGCATACAGGGCGCCAAGGAAGCCGAAGAGGTACTCCGGGGTATTGCCCATGAGAATGGCCACGCGCTGGCCGGGCTGGCCCACCTGCTGCAAGCGAGCGGCCACGGCCTTGATCCTGGTGTTGATCTGGGAGCGCGTGTAGTCCACCGCCCCGCCGGTGCCCTGGTAATCCCAGTAGCGCAGGGCCGGACGCTCGCCACCACCGGCGGCAAGTTCCTTCTGGTAGAGCAGTTCGGACAGGCCGGGGAGGGTGAGGCGGGGATCAATGGCGATCTCCCCCTTCTCGTTGAAGAACGAGGCCAGGGCGGACTGAAGATTCATCGGTTCTCCTTAAAACTGGATACGCGCGGCGGGGATATTAGTACTATTAAGCAATCTACCCCACTCGGTAATTTTGCCGGAAATACTACCTCGAGCCTGGGCGAACGCTACGCCGGGGCGGGCGGGGCGTCGATAAGCCCACTGGCCCACTCCACCAGCCATTGGTTGGTGGTGGTGCCGGGGAATACGCTGGGGTTCGTGCCGTACTGCGCGTGTACGCCGCTGGCGGCGATCATGTCCCGCGCGCGGCCAAGCGCGTTGCCCACGTCCCTGGGGGCGTCGCAAATGTGATCGTCCGGGGCGCACACCTGATACACCTTGTCATTGAGCGCCCCGAAGCCGCTGCGGGGGCCGCGCATGGTGGCACCGGGCACGATCGGCTGCACCACGGCGTTGAGCGGCTGCAACGCCACCTCGGCCCCCACCCCGGACACCGGATTACCCACGGGCACCCCCTGCTCCGGCACGCGGCGACCATCGGCCACCAGCGCCATGCCGCGCACGCGCTCGGGCGGAACCACCGGCTCCGGGCCACCCAGTTCCTCCGCAAGGTCCCCCAGGAGCACCGCGCCCTGGGAAAAGCCGGTGAGCACGAAGTCCGTGCCGGGGCACTGCCGGTGCGTCTCCACCATCTCCGCG of Corynebacterium sp. 21KM1197 contains these proteins:
- a CDS encoding FadD32-like long-chain-fatty-acid--AMP ligase, which gives rise to MNLQSALASFFNEKGEIAIDPRLTLPGLSELLYQKELAAGGGERPALRYWDYQGTGGAVDYTRSQINTRIKAVAARLQQVGQPGQRVAILMGNTPEYLFGFLGALYAGMTPVPLYDPREPGHDAHLRAVFHDSNPRLVLTNKLSAQAVRAYFSDLPGGERPRIIAIDALPDAVAASWTNPLEKPEAQAYLAERGVTAPLDLPAFLQYTSGSTRTPAGVMLTHRSVITNTLQIFAAGRLRTPMRLILWIPLHHDMGIILGMFALILGFEAEIMAPRDFVQQPSRWIEQMSKRDQDDDLAVYTVVPNFALDLAVRYGNPGENTDLSLVDGLVLGSEPITERSVTAFYEKFKDYGLQRSSLRPTYGLAEASLLVSTPQTEERPVIAYFDREALSEGRAQKVEKGHPAAVPLISNGQSVAPQRLAVVNPETRQEVPDGTIGELWNHGEHMAAGYLNRPEETAETFANTLAGRLAEGSRAAGAPDEGWLATGDLGAIIDDEVFITGRLKDLIVIAGRNHYPQDIEFTVGQATEQVEPTAIAAFSIPGEDVEHLVILAERVEGAAEDGDAEAIQAIRTAVSAAHGVTPKDVQILAAGSIARTSSAKIARRVARKHYLG
- a CDS encoding cutinase family protein, encoding MRKVLTILAVLAVVVAIGVGVVQWQQRPNDPEAPVPAEQEAPPQAAPEQPDWCPEVEVIAAPGTWESGAEDDPIHPHVNPLSFLLTVTTPLQERYPQDRVKVWTLPYTAQFRNINAPGEMTYDDSRTQGTDRVRAEMVETHRQCPGTDFVLTGFSQGAVLLGDLAEELGGPEPVVPPERVRGMALVADGRRVPEQGVPVGNPVSGVGAEVALQPLNAVVQPIVPGATMRGPRSGFGALNDKVYQVCAPDDHICDAPRDVGNALGRARDMIAASGVHAQYGTNPSVFPGTTTNQWLVEWASGLIDAPPAPA